A stretch of Desulfurivibrio alkaliphilus AHT 2 DNA encodes these proteins:
- a CDS encoding hydrogenase maturation protease encodes MDEATAVVGLGSTLRGDDGVGPQVVASLARRLDVARRGGALPVPPPDLLTGGLPLLEIFAAYRRVLLVDAMHSGRWPPGTIKVFSPRQLVESFPPGPLVIGSGHGGSPAAAMVQAERLGLPVPQYLRVWGVEAAETAGFSEALSPPVAAAVPQVVTALLAELGV; translated from the coding sequence TTGGATGAAGCCACTGCGGTGGTGGGCCTGGGCAGTACACTGCGGGGAGATGATGGAGTGGGGCCGCAGGTGGTCGCCTCCCTGGCTCGGCGCTTGGATGTCGCCAGGCGGGGTGGCGCGTTGCCGGTGCCGCCGCCGGATCTGCTGACCGGCGGCTTGCCGCTGCTGGAGATCTTTGCCGCTTACCGGCGGGTGCTGCTGGTGGACGCCATGCACAGCGGCCGCTGGCCGCCGGGGACCATCAAGGTTTTCAGCCCGCGACAACTGGTCGAGTCCTTTCCACCCGGCCCCCTGGTCATTGGCTCGGGTCATGGCGGCTCTCCTGCGGCCGCCATGGTGCAGGCCGAGCGGTTGGGATTGCCGGTGCCGCAATACTTGCGGGTGTGGGGGGTGGAAGCAGCCGAGACGGCGGGGTTCAGCGAGGCCTTAAGCCCGCCGGTGGCGGCGGCGGTCCCCCAGGTGGTGACGGCGTTGCTGGCGGAGTTGGGGGTGTAA
- a CDS encoding phosphoesterase: MKMAEEVFCLPRRELEQLFGGELPQGGFAGPEPERLLELPQRFIARGICEEDPSFKQLIPYQLFSFQQRFFVYRRGGGVGEGRLAGRLSVGVGGHINREDADAGGLLTAAAYRQALLRERREELVNSDGVSCRFVGWINDDDSPVGRVHLGAVHLGQMTDEQTRTALGIRAQGEDIHPEGWWSAAEIYEQEERFEKWALHAVSLVVRQRRQGAG, translated from the coding sequence ATGAAGATGGCGGAAGAGGTTTTTTGTTTGCCGCGCCGCGAGCTGGAGCAGCTTTTTGGCGGTGAGTTGCCCCAGGGCGGTTTTGCCGGCCCGGAGCCGGAGCGGCTGCTGGAGTTGCCCCAGCGTTTCATTGCCCGTGGCATCTGCGAGGAAGACCCGTCTTTCAAGCAACTGATTCCCTACCAGCTTTTCTCCTTCCAGCAGCGCTTCTTTGTGTACCGGCGCGGCGGTGGGGTGGGCGAGGGGCGCTTGGCCGGTCGGCTTTCGGTGGGGGTCGGTGGCCATATCAACCGGGAAGATGCCGATGCCGGCGGGTTGCTGACGGCGGCGGCGTACCGGCAGGCCCTGTTGCGGGAACGCCGGGAAGAGCTGGTCAACAGCGACGGGGTAAGCTGCCGTTTCGTGGGCTGGATCAACGACGACGACTCGCCGGTGGGCCGGGTTCATCTGGGGGCCGTACACCTGGGGCAAATGACCGATGAGCAGACCCGGACCGCGTTGGGCATCAGGGCCCAGGGGGAGGATATTCACCCCGAGGGCTGGTGGTCGGCGGCGGAGATTTACGAGCAGGAAGAGCGTTTTGAAAAATGGGCCCTGCACGCCGTCTCCCTGGTTGTCCGCCAGCGCCGGCAGGGCGCTGGATGA
- a CDS encoding exonuclease SbcCD subunit D C-terminal domain-containing protein translates to MKILHTSDWHLGRTLYGRRRYPEFSAMLDWLAEVIEQQGVETVLVAGDIFDTTAPGNRAQELYYRFLCRVAASSCRHVVVIAGNHDSPTFLNAPRELLRALDVHVVGAATDPANEVLLLHDRQGQPELLVAAVPYLRDRDVRLAEAGESLADKERKLLAGVRQHYAQVAAAAEQKLQELVRPIPAVAMGHLFTAGGQTVEGDGVRELYVGSLAHLPAGDLPGNFDYLALGHLHVPQRVDGADNRRYSGSPLPMGFGEAGREKSVCLVELQAGQAAAVTTLPVPVFQPLERVQGNWESIAAKLGELAAADQDCWLEIVYQGEEVIPELRKRLEEKIAGSRLEILRITNQRLSRHILEQTNPSETLDDLDIYQVFQRCLETHKVPPEQQATLLQAYRETVTALQEEDRRAE, encoded by the coding sequence ATGAAAATTCTGCATACCTCAGACTGGCACCTTGGCCGCACCCTGTACGGTCGCCGGCGCTACCCGGAGTTCAGTGCCATGCTGGACTGGCTGGCGGAGGTCATTGAACAGCAAGGGGTGGAGACCGTGCTGGTGGCCGGCGACATCTTCGACACCACCGCCCCCGGCAACCGGGCCCAGGAGCTTTATTACCGCTTTCTCTGCCGGGTGGCCGCTTCGTCTTGCCGCCATGTGGTGGTGATCGCCGGCAACCACGATTCCCCCACCTTTTTAAACGCCCCCAGGGAGTTATTGCGGGCCCTGGATGTCCACGTGGTGGGCGCTGCCACCGATCCGGCCAACGAGGTGCTGCTGCTGCACGACCGGCAAGGGCAGCCGGAACTGCTGGTGGCTGCGGTGCCCTACCTGCGGGACCGCGATGTGCGCCTGGCCGAAGCCGGCGAAAGCCTGGCGGATAAAGAACGCAAACTGCTTGCCGGTGTCCGGCAACATTACGCGCAAGTGGCGGCCGCCGCCGAGCAAAAGCTGCAGGAACTGGTTCGACCGATACCCGCCGTGGCCATGGGCCACCTCTTCACCGCCGGTGGGCAAACGGTGGAAGGCGACGGGGTGCGGGAGCTCTATGTCGGCTCTTTGGCCCATCTGCCCGCCGGTGACCTGCCCGGCAATTTTGATTACCTGGCCCTGGGCCATCTCCATGTTCCCCAGCGGGTCGACGGGGCGGACAACCGCCGCTACAGCGGCTCACCGCTGCCCATGGGATTTGGCGAAGCAGGCCGGGAGAAAAGTGTTTGCCTGGTGGAGTTGCAGGCCGGGCAAGCGGCGGCCGTAACCACCCTGCCGGTGCCGGTGTTCCAACCTTTAGAGCGAGTACAGGGCAACTGGGAAAGCATTGCTGCAAAGCTGGGGGAACTGGCCGCCGCCGACCAGGATTGCTGGCTGGAGATCGTATACCAGGGCGAAGAGGTAATTCCCGAGTTGCGGAAGCGCCTGGAAGAAAAAATCGCCGGCAGTCGGCTGGAGATTCTGCGGATCACCAACCAGCGGCTCAGCCGCCACATCCTGGAACAGACCAACCCCAGCGAAACCCTGGACGACCTGGACATCTACCAGGTGTTCCAGCGCTGCCTGGAAACCCACAAAGTTCCCCCGGAGCAGCAAGCCACCCTGCTTCAGGCCTACCGGGAAACGGTCACCGCACTGCAGGAAGAAGACCGCCGGGCGGAATGA
- a CDS encoding AAA family ATPase: MQIRQLRLKNLNSLVGEWEIDLTHPDYASSGIFAITGPTGAGKSTILDALCLALYGTTPRLGKITQADNEIMSRQTGECFAEATFVTAAGRYRCHWSQHRARRKPDGKLQAPKHELAEADSGRIMESKQRGVAEQIETVTGMDFDRFTRSMLLAQGGFAAFLQADPDQRAPILEQITGTGIYSLISIKVHQRRGAEQRQLENLERQLTGIRLLPQEEEEQLQKELTAGQEREKELAEQIGVGNRAIGWLDNLARLAQELAQNSRRQEELQQRRQAFAPQFTKLQRANQALELAGAHAALAALRQAQQADRDNRESCRRALPALEAGCHQAQNELEQAEQQRQERKNNLQAAQPLLRQARELDLQLRELAKPLKTTTEAIEELQRRLCELAEDQKSTELKQQTANTKLQEVDRELTDTAADQQLVEHLAAIEERFSDFAELSRRRQEHRQRLDEAQKRQQAAEQTWQRQQQQVQKNRRDLQQAEQELASKGEKLQQLLAGKELTAWRRELLTLKEAAVRRERFLESTHSMEQARGQLRPQEPCPLCGSRSHPFANGEIPDPDPQATAACERVTKLVDTAEELEKALQRQREAMAGCKDALNRRERESQSARYQLDNAQQTVTRLLEELRDLETSLQQQRDRLLARIAPYGIKELTPTTWEQARRRLTERRDRWQTRQQEKNDLTQQLAGLKLRGEHLAEQHRQVLAERHKQQEHEQQLQQQRRQLSQKRQQLLGEQDPEREEQRLQHALEAAEKQVELARQALATARQEQEKVQTRSRELAQAIDQRAKLLAQSEAEFKKRLAAADFADEAEYLAANLPEDQRRRLQRQAQQLADEEAALSAGHQEKSRQLQELQAQQITTADKEELQAQLATLEEQRRTVQEQIGALKQKLEDNRQLRRQQEQQVQLLEAQRQECARWELLHELIGSADGKKFRNFAQGLTFEVMVGQANHQLKKMTDRYLLLRDPARPLELNVVDNYQAGEIRPTRNLSGGESFLVSLALALGLSRMASRNVQVDSLFLDEGFGTLDDEALDSALETLAGLQQDGKLIGIISHVPALKERIATRIRVVPQTGGRSSLSGPGITHQP; the protein is encoded by the coding sequence ATGCAAATCCGGCAACTGCGCTTAAAAAACCTCAACTCCCTGGTGGGGGAATGGGAGATCGACCTGACCCACCCCGACTATGCCAGCAGTGGCATCTTCGCCATCACCGGACCCACCGGGGCCGGCAAGAGCACCATTTTAGACGCCCTGTGCCTGGCGTTGTACGGAACCACCCCACGGCTGGGCAAAATCACCCAGGCCGACAACGAGATCATGAGCCGGCAGACCGGCGAGTGTTTTGCCGAGGCGACCTTTGTCACCGCCGCCGGCCGATACCGTTGCCACTGGAGCCAGCACCGGGCCCGGCGCAAGCCCGACGGCAAATTGCAGGCCCCCAAACATGAACTCGCCGAGGCCGACAGCGGCCGGATTATGGAAAGCAAGCAGCGGGGGGTGGCTGAACAGATCGAAACCGTCACCGGTATGGATTTCGACCGCTTCACCCGCTCCATGCTGCTGGCCCAGGGCGGTTTTGCCGCCTTTCTGCAAGCGGACCCCGACCAGCGGGCGCCGATTTTAGAGCAGATCACCGGCACCGGCATCTACAGCCTGATCTCGATCAAGGTCCACCAGCGACGGGGGGCCGAACAGCGGCAACTGGAAAATCTGGAGCGCCAACTGACCGGCATCCGACTGCTGCCCCAGGAAGAAGAAGAGCAGTTGCAAAAAGAGTTAACCGCCGGGCAGGAGCGGGAGAAGGAGCTGGCCGAACAAATCGGGGTCGGCAACCGGGCCATCGGCTGGCTGGACAACCTGGCCCGCCTGGCGCAGGAGCTGGCCCAAAACTCCCGCCGGCAGGAGGAGCTACAACAGCGCCGGCAGGCCTTTGCCCCCCAATTCACCAAACTGCAACGTGCCAACCAGGCCCTGGAACTGGCCGGCGCTCATGCCGCGCTTGCCGCCCTGCGCCAGGCTCAGCAAGCCGACCGGGACAACCGGGAAAGTTGCCGCCGGGCCCTGCCCGCCCTGGAAGCCGGCTGCCACCAGGCGCAAAATGAACTGGAGCAGGCGGAACAACAACGACAGGAGCGAAAAAACAACCTGCAAGCCGCCCAGCCCCTGCTGCGCCAGGCGCGGGAACTTGACCTGCAACTGCGGGAGCTGGCCAAACCGCTAAAAACCACCACTGAAGCCATCGAAGAGTTGCAGCGTCGACTGTGCGAGTTGGCAGAGGACCAAAAAAGCACCGAGCTTAAGCAACAAACAGCCAATACCAAGCTGCAAGAAGTTGACCGGGAACTGACGGACACGGCGGCGGACCAGCAGCTGGTGGAACACCTGGCCGCCATCGAGGAACGATTCAGCGATTTTGCCGAACTCAGCCGCCGGCGGCAGGAACACCGACAGCGACTGGACGAAGCCCAAAAGCGGCAGCAGGCGGCGGAGCAGACCTGGCAGCGCCAGCAGCAGCAGGTACAGAAAAACCGCCGGGACTTGCAGCAAGCGGAACAAGAGCTGGCAAGCAAGGGCGAAAAACTGCAACAACTGCTGGCCGGCAAGGAGTTGACCGCCTGGCGCCGGGAGCTGCTGACCCTTAAAGAGGCCGCCGTGCGGCGGGAAAGGTTCCTGGAGTCTACCCATTCGATGGAGCAGGCCCGAGGGCAGTTACGGCCCCAGGAACCCTGCCCCCTTTGCGGCTCCCGCAGCCATCCCTTTGCCAACGGCGAAATCCCGGACCCGGACCCGCAAGCCACCGCCGCCTGCGAGCGGGTTACCAAACTGGTAGACACCGCCGAAGAACTGGAAAAAGCGCTGCAACGGCAGCGCGAGGCCATGGCCGGCTGCAAGGATGCACTGAACCGGCGGGAACGGGAAAGCCAGAGCGCCCGGTACCAGCTGGATAACGCCCAACAGACGGTAACGCGGCTGCTGGAGGAGTTGCGAGACCTGGAAACCAGTTTGCAGCAGCAACGCGATCGGTTGCTGGCCCGCATCGCCCCGTACGGAATCAAGGAGTTGACCCCCACCACCTGGGAGCAGGCCCGGCGACGACTGACCGAGCGCCGCGACCGCTGGCAGACCCGGCAGCAGGAAAAAAATGATCTCACCCAGCAGCTTGCCGGTCTGAAGCTGCGCGGCGAACACCTGGCGGAACAGCACCGGCAGGTACTGGCCGAACGGCACAAACAGCAGGAGCATGAGCAACAACTGCAGCAGCAACGTCGGCAGTTGAGCCAAAAGCGGCAGCAACTGCTGGGGGAACAGGACCCGGAGCGGGAAGAACAGCGCCTGCAACACGCCCTGGAAGCCGCCGAAAAACAGGTTGAGCTGGCCCGCCAGGCACTGGCAACCGCCCGGCAGGAGCAGGAAAAAGTGCAAACCAGAAGCCGGGAGCTGGCACAAGCCATCGACCAGCGGGCTAAATTATTGGCCCAGTCGGAGGCGGAGTTCAAAAAACGCCTGGCCGCCGCCGACTTTGCCGATGAAGCCGAATATCTCGCCGCCAACCTGCCGGAAGATCAACGCCGCCGATTGCAACGCCAGGCCCAGCAGTTGGCCGACGAGGAAGCCGCGCTCTCGGCCGGCCACCAGGAGAAAAGCCGCCAATTACAAGAACTGCAGGCACAGCAAATCACCACCGCCGACAAGGAAGAACTGCAGGCGCAACTGGCCACCCTGGAAGAGCAGCGCCGGACAGTGCAGGAGCAGATCGGGGCGCTTAAACAAAAGCTGGAGGACAACCGGCAACTGAGACGGCAACAGGAGCAACAGGTCCAATTGCTGGAGGCCCAGCGGCAGGAATGCGCCCGCTGGGAACTGCTCCATGAGCTGATCGGCTCCGCCGACGGCAAAAAATTCCGCAACTTCGCTCAGGGGCTGACCTTTGAAGTGATGGTTGGCCAGGCCAACCACCAGCTAAAAAAAATGACCGACCGCTACCTGCTGCTGCGCGACCCCGCCCGCCCTCTGGAACTCAACGTGGTGGACAACTACCAGGCCGGTGAGATCCGCCCCACCAGGAATCTCTCGGGCGGCGAGTCCTTCCTGGTCAGCCTGGCCCTGGCCCTGGGGCTTTCCCGCATGGCCAGCCGCAACGTGCAGGTGGACTCCTTGTTTTTAGACGAGGGATTCGGTACCTTGGATGACGAGGCCCTGGACAGTGCGCTGGAAACTTTGGCCGGCCTGCAGCAGGACGGCAAGCTGATCGGCATCATCTCGCATGTGCCGGCCTTAAAAGAACGGATCGCCACCCGCATCCGGGTAGTGCCGCAAACCGGCGGCCGCAGCAGTTTAAGCGGCCCAGGGATCACCCATCAACCTTAA
- a CDS encoding deoxyribonuclease IV, translated as MPLLGAHMSVAGGLHHAFEHIHKVAGESLQIFTRNQRQWRAAPVGPEEAAAFREAWQAAKTATGEKMPVAAHNSYLINLAGNKPETEQRSVQALSEELIRCQALQIPWLIMHPGSHLGQGVEAGIKRCSRNLDTVLEQAGGDNRVMILLENTAGQGTNLGHRFEELAAIIAASKHPERFGICFDTCHAFAAGYDLRTAEAYEQTFTELDRLIGIKHLHFFHLNDATKPLGSRVDRHTHIGQGEIGREGFRLLMNDPRFKNHPMVLETDKGPDLAEDIENLKVLRALIGQ; from the coding sequence ATGCCCCTGCTGGGAGCGCACATGTCGGTGGCTGGCGGCCTGCACCACGCCTTTGAGCATATCCACAAGGTTGCGGGTGAATCTTTGCAGATTTTCACCCGCAACCAGCGCCAGTGGCGCGCTGCTCCCGTCGGCCCGGAGGAAGCGGCGGCCTTCCGGGAAGCCTGGCAGGCGGCTAAAACCGCCACCGGGGAAAAGATGCCGGTGGCGGCTCACAATTCTTACCTCATCAACCTGGCGGGCAACAAACCGGAGACCGAACAGCGCTCCGTTCAAGCCCTCTCCGAAGAACTGATTCGCTGCCAGGCCCTGCAAATCCCCTGGCTGATCATGCACCCCGGCTCCCACCTGGGCCAAGGAGTCGAGGCGGGAATAAAACGCTGCAGCCGCAACCTGGACACCGTTCTGGAGCAGGCCGGGGGCGACAACCGGGTCATGATCCTGCTTGAAAACACCGCCGGCCAGGGTACCAACCTGGGCCACCGCTTTGAGGAACTGGCAGCCATCATCGCGGCCTCCAAGCACCCGGAACGCTTCGGCATCTGCTTCGACACCTGCCACGCCTTCGCCGCCGGCTACGACCTGCGCACCGCCGAGGCCTACGAGCAAACCTTCACCGAGCTGGACCGGCTCATCGGCATAAAGCACCTGCATTTTTTTCACCTCAACGACGCCACCAAGCCTTTGGGCAGCCGGGTGGACCGCCACACCCACATCGGCCAGGGCGAGATCGGCCGGGAAGGCTTCCGCCTGCTGATGAACGACCCCCGGTTTAAAAACCACCCCATGGTTCTGGAAACCGACAAAGGCCCGGACCTGGCCGAGGACATCGAAAACCTCAAGGTACTGCGAGCGCTGATCGGCCAATAA
- a CDS encoding sugar phosphate isomerase/epimerase family protein, with the protein MSDWSVGLSTGCFYRTSIFECLPLIREHGFSMLEICSHPDHLDYHDLALVRRAARQLEAWSLEAYSFHAPFAAGLDITSPAAAQRRRSIDEMLAAVEAAALLGARYLVLHPGPEKELQPEPGEYLQRRQNGVLALNEIAARCRLRQVQLVLENMLPHLFCGDISELLRCLGAVREGGVGTCLDTGHAVLSGELFHIATTLAGSLKMIHASDNHGHYDDHLPPGQGGIDWLPLLGHLQRMGFAGGIILELNGDAKIDPETMLREAARARLYLRRLSRQLL; encoded by the coding sequence ATGAGTGACTGGAGCGTGGGACTGTCCACCGGGTGCTTTTACCGCACCAGTATCTTCGAATGTCTGCCCCTGATCCGGGAGCATGGCTTTAGCATGCTGGAAATCTGTTCGCATCCGGACCATCTCGATTACCACGATCTGGCCCTGGTCCGGCGGGCGGCCCGGCAACTGGAGGCCTGGAGCCTGGAGGCCTACTCCTTCCACGCCCCGTTCGCCGCCGGTTTGGATATTACCAGCCCGGCCGCCGCCCAGCGGCGGCGCAGCATCGACGAAATGCTGGCCGCCGTCGAGGCGGCAGCCCTGCTCGGGGCCCGTTACCTGGTGCTGCATCCCGGCCCGGAAAAAGAGCTGCAGCCGGAGCCCGGGGAATACCTGCAACGCCGGCAAAACGGGGTGCTGGCCTTAAACGAGATCGCCGCTCGCTGCCGCCTGCGCCAGGTGCAATTGGTGCTGGAAAACATGCTCCCCCATCTTTTCTGCGGTGATATCAGCGAGCTGCTGCGTTGCCTGGGGGCGGTGCGGGAGGGCGGGGTGGGGACCTGCCTGGATACCGGCCACGCCGTATTAAGCGGCGAGCTGTTCCATATTGCCACCACCCTGGCCGGATCGCTTAAGATGATCCATGCCAGCGACAACCATGGCCACTACGATGACCACCTGCCGCCGGGGCAGGGCGGTATCGACTGGCTGCCTCTGTTGGGGCACCTGCAGAGGATGGGGTTTGCCGGCGGGATTATCCTGGAGCTCAACGGTGATGCCAAAATCGACCCGGAAACCATGCTCCGGGAGGCCGCCCGGGCCCGGCTCTATCTGCGCCGCCTGTCCCGCCAACTGCTGTAA
- a CDS encoding HPF/RaiA family ribosome-associated protein yields MKLPLEITFRRMDSSPALEAKIREKAQKLERYHDHIMSCRVVVEAAHGQHRQGNLFQVRLDIKVPGKELAITRHHPKDHAHEDVYVALRDAFDAAARRLEECGRIERGEVKAGEGPPRGRVVSLDPDLDCGRIETPDGELIYFHRNSVLGGGFDSLEVGSEVRFSEEMGDKGLQASSVHPAGKG; encoded by the coding sequence ATGAAATTACCGCTGGAAATCACGTTTCGCCGGATGGACTCCTCGCCTGCCCTGGAGGCCAAAATACGTGAGAAAGCCCAAAAGCTGGAGCGCTACCACGATCACATCATGAGTTGCCGGGTGGTGGTGGAGGCGGCCCATGGCCAGCACCGCCAGGGCAATCTTTTTCAGGTGCGGCTCGATATCAAGGTGCCCGGCAAGGAGTTGGCGATCACCCGGCATCACCCCAAAGACCACGCCCACGAGGATGTCTATGTTGCGCTGCGGGACGCCTTTGACGCCGCCGCCCGCCGCCTGGAAGAATGCGGCCGCATCGAACGCGGCGAGGTCAAGGCCGGCGAAGGTCCACCCCGGGGTCGGGTGGTCAGCCTCGATCCAGATCTGGATTGCGGCCGCATCGAAACCCCGGACGGCGAGCTGATCTACTTTCACCGCAACAGCGTGCTGGGCGGCGGTTTCGACTCCTTGGAAGTGGGCAGCGAGGTTCGCTTCAGCGAGGAGATGGGAGATAAGGGGTTACAGGCCAGCAGTGTGCACCCGGCGGGAAAAGGGTAG
- a CDS encoding ferredoxin reductase family protein → MRYLRSTFWIGLYFIVAVAPLLAMLVDPPPGRGFWREFSVAIGFAGLSMMGLQFFITGRFKILTAPYGIDVVYHFHRNISLVAFAFILLHAVVLLAASPELLHLLQPATAPWWMVVGVIGLLAFVVVILSSLFRQGLGLHYELWRLLHGYLSLAAVVLSVAHVVGVGYYTESPVKQGVWLVMVAAWGLALVYVRLCKSFVSWYRPYVVEEVRPEHGQSWTLRLRPEGHAGMAFKAGQFAWLTLEKLPFAIREHPFSFSSSAMQSGAVEMTIKELGDFTAGIGRVAPGTRAYLDGPYGSFVLDEREAPGFCFVAGGVGISPIMSMLRTMADRHDRRPVVLFYGSKNPASITFREELEELEKRLNLKVVHTLGDPPPDWTGERGRLSAELMARYLPENRMQLEYFICGPVPMQKAMQQVVARLGLLPEKIHSESFNFV, encoded by the coding sequence ATGCGTTATCTGAGAAGCACTTTCTGGATCGGACTCTATTTCATCGTGGCCGTGGCCCCTCTGCTGGCCATGCTGGTGGACCCGCCGCCGGGGCGGGGGTTCTGGCGGGAATTTTCGGTGGCCATCGGTTTTGCCGGGCTGTCGATGATGGGCTTGCAGTTTTTTATCACCGGCCGCTTCAAGATCCTGACCGCCCCCTACGGGATTGACGTGGTCTACCATTTTCACCGCAATATCTCCCTGGTCGCCTTTGCCTTCATCCTGCTCCATGCCGTGGTGCTGCTGGCGGCCAGCCCCGAACTGCTGCACCTGCTGCAGCCGGCCACCGCGCCGTGGTGGATGGTGGTGGGGGTGATCGGCCTGCTGGCCTTCGTGGTGGTCATCCTCAGCTCACTTTTTCGCCAGGGGCTGGGGTTGCACTATGAACTCTGGCGTTTGCTCCACGGCTATCTTTCCCTGGCCGCGGTGGTGCTGAGTGTCGCCCATGTGGTGGGGGTGGGCTACTACACCGAAAGCCCCGTCAAGCAGGGGGTGTGGCTGGTGATGGTGGCCGCCTGGGGCCTGGCCCTGGTCTATGTGCGACTCTGTAAATCCTTTGTCTCTTGGTACCGGCCCTATGTGGTCGAAGAGGTGCGGCCGGAGCATGGCCAATCCTGGACCCTGCGCCTTCGGCCCGAGGGCCACGCCGGGATGGCCTTCAAGGCCGGCCAGTTTGCCTGGCTGACCCTGGAAAAATTGCCCTTTGCCATCCGGGAGCACCCCTTTTCCTTTTCCTCCAGCGCCATGCAATCGGGCGCGGTGGAGATGACCATCAAGGAACTGGGCGACTTTACCGCCGGCATCGGCCGGGTGGCGCCCGGCACCCGGGCTTACCTGGACGGCCCTTACGGTTCCTTTGTGCTCGATGAGCGAGAGGCGCCGGGTTTTTGCTTTGTCGCCGGCGGGGTGGGGATCTCCCCGATCATGAGCATGCTGCGCACCATGGCGGATCGGCACGACCGGCGGCCGGTGGTGCTGTTTTACGGCAGCAAAAACCCGGCGAGCATCACCTTCCGGGAAGAGCTGGAAGAGTTAGAAAAGCGGCTCAACCTCAAGGTGGTGCACACCTTGGGCGATCCGCCGCCGGATTGGACCGGCGAGCGGGGGCGGCTCAGCGCTGAACTGATGGCCCGTTACCTGCCGGAAAACCGCATGCAGCTGGAGTATTTTATCTGCGGGCCGGTGCCGATGCAAAAAGCCATGCAGCAGGTGGTGGCCAGGCTGGGGCTGCTGCCGGAGAAGATTCATTCCGAGAGTTTCAACTTTGTTTAG
- the amrS gene encoding AmmeMemoRadiSam system radical SAM enzyme, which translates to MREAMFYQLEKEGILNCHLCNHNCRIKDGRRGLCGVRENRGGKLYSLVYGRLVAENFDPIEKKPLFHFLPGSRSYSISTVGCNFRCRHCQNYEISQYPHRHHGEIAGQERTAAEVVEAAAASGCQSVSYTYVEPTIFYEFAYDCAVLANQRGIKNVFVSNGYMGQEVGRHLAGVLDGINIDLKSFDDRFYRQVCQARLQPVLDNIRRLHELGVWVEVTTLLIPGLNDSDEELRDIANFIKETDPGIPWHVTAFYPTHEMLDRPPTPAATLRRAREIGLKNGLRFVYEGNIPGSGGENTYCPACQKLLIERHGFSIRANHLAAGTCPACGEKISGVWS; encoded by the coding sequence ATGCGGGAAGCGATGTTTTACCAACTGGAAAAGGAAGGCATCCTGAACTGCCACTTGTGCAACCATAACTGCCGGATCAAGGATGGGCGGCGGGGGTTGTGCGGGGTGCGGGAAAACCGGGGCGGCAAGCTCTACAGCCTGGTTTACGGGCGGCTGGTGGCGGAGAATTTCGACCCCATTGAAAAAAAGCCGCTCTTTCATTTTTTGCCGGGCAGCCGCTCCTACTCCATCTCCACCGTGGGCTGCAATTTTCGCTGCCGGCATTGTCAGAATTACGAGATCTCGCAGTACCCCCACCGGCACCATGGGGAGATCGCCGGACAAGAGCGAACAGCGGCCGAGGTGGTGGAGGCGGCGGCGGCCAGCGGCTGCCAAAGCGTCAGCTACACCTACGTGGAGCCCACCATCTTTTATGAATTTGCCTACGATTGCGCCGTGTTGGCCAATCAACGGGGAATAAAAAACGTCTTTGTCAGCAACGGTTACATGGGGCAAGAGGTTGGCCGCCACCTGGCCGGGGTGCTGGATGGGATCAACATCGACCTCAAGTCCTTCGACGACCGGTTTTACCGCCAGGTCTGCCAGGCCCGGCTGCAGCCGGTGCTGGACAACATCCGCCGGCTGCATGAACTGGGGGTGTGGGTGGAGGTGACCACCCTGCTTATTCCAGGCCTCAACGACAGTGATGAAGAACTGCGGGATATCGCCAACTTTATCAAGGAAACCGACCCCGGCATCCCCTGGCACGTCACCGCCTTCTACCCCACCCACGAGATGCTGGACCGGCCGCCCACACCGGCGGCCACCCTGCGCCGGGCCCGGGAAATCGGCCTGAAAAACGGCCTGCGCTTTGTCTATGAAGGCAACATCCCCGGTAGCGGCGGCGAAAACACCTATTGCCCGGCCTGCCAAAAACTGCTCATCGAACGGCACGGCTTCAGCATCCGCGCCAATCACCTGGCCGCCGGCACCTGCCCCGCCTGCGGGGAAAAGATCTCCGGCGTATGGTCATGA